In Oncorhynchus tshawytscha isolate Ot180627B linkage group LG01, Otsh_v2.0, whole genome shotgun sequence, the genomic stretch TCTAATTCTTCACACACATTTCTTACGGCATCCTCCCCCTTCTCTTGTATGGTACGTGTGATCCTCTCCACAGTCAGGTAAGTTGAGTTCCAACGTGTTTGATTTGGCTGGATCAACTGCAGTTTGCACTCATTCTCTACAACTTCAGCAGCTAAGGTTGACCGTTTTATTCCACATGGCATTTGGCAAAAGACCACCTGCACAACCTTTTGTAGCCATCACTATTTGTTTCTGCCGACGAAGAATCTGTTGCAATGAGGTTCAGCAGGTgacatgcaaatcaaatcaaatgtatttatatagcccttcgtacatcagctgatatctcaaagtgctgtacagaaacccagcctaaaaccccaaacagcaagcaatgaaggtgttgaagcacgttggctaggaaaaactccctagaaaggccaaagccTAGGAAAAAACCTtgagaggaatcaggctatgaggggtggccagtcctcttctggctgtgccaggtagagattataacagaacatggccaagatgttcaaaatgttcataaatgaccagcatggtcaaataataataatcacagtagttgtcgagggtgcagcaagttagcacatcaggagtaaatgtcagttggcttttcatagccgattattaaaagtatctctaccactcctgctgtctctagagagttgaaaacagcaggtctgggacaggtagcacgtccggtgaacaggtcaggattccatagccgcaggcagaacagttgaaactggagcagcagcacggccaggtggactggggacagcaaggagtcatcatgccaggtagtcctgaggcatggtcctagggctcaggtcctcagagagagagagagagagagagagaaagaaagaaagagagaaagacagaattagagagtgcatacttaaattcacacaggacactggataagacaggagaagtactccagatataacaaactgatataacaaactgaccctagccccccgacacaaactactgcagcataaatattggaggctgagacaggaggggtccggagacactgtggccccatccaatgataccccccgGACAGGGCtaacaccactagagggatatcttcaaccaccaacttccCATCCtgaaggccgagtatagcccacaaagatctccgccacggcacaacccaagggggtggCGCCAACCCATGCACAccgttgatgctgagggagttgatATTCTAGGTCACTATCATCTTCCAAGATGGAATAGGTGTCTTGGTATTCAACCTGCTCTGCTGGCTCTTCAGCATCTAAGTCTCGGTCTACTGACTGGACTGCTGGCTCTCCAAAAACATTGAATGCTTTGATGAAGTTTGATCCACTGTCTGTTGTGGTTCTTATCACTTTCCCCCTGATCCTGTATGCACAATGGATGTCATCGAGGGCACCTACAAGCACATCAAATTTGTGGGAACCTCTCAATCTCTTGCAAGCGAGTGCAGCAGAACGTCTCACCAGAGTTTCTTCATCTATCCAGTGACATGTGACCCCTATGCAACTCCTGTGATGAGCTGTCCAACAATCAGTGGTGGTGGCAACATAATTTACCCTGCCAAGGTGTGCCATAACTGTCTTCTTCATGTGATTGGCAGCTTCATGTATTCTTGAACTAAAAGTAGGTCTGGAGATGACTTTGCATTGAGGATGCAGGGTGGTTACCAACTCTTCAAAAGCTGGTTGTATGACCACAGAGAATGGCTGTTGGCCCTCACAGATCAAATTAATGACAAGCTTGTCAACGTTTACCTGTGAGACGCACCTAGCTCCTCCCATTGCCATCATTTCAGACATCTTTGCTCGCTTGCAAGTTGAAGAGGTGTTTGATAGTTccgtggtttgtttgtttgtggttgCAGAGGTGAGGATATTGTAGTTTGTCGTCTTTAATGGATGTTTCCTCTGTGGACAAAATGATTGCATCAATCTGGGCAAAATGTATATAGCCTGACCAGCTTGCTTTTATACAAAATAACTTGAATCAGCACATAAAGTGCAATCTGTAAGTATTTGGGCAATGACAACatttttgttttggctctgtggTCCAGCACATTGGATTTTAAAATATACAATACCAACGGGGTTAAAGTGCAGATCATATCAAATGAACCATTTAGAGATTACAGCATGTTTTGAATAATGCCACTGTCCAGATACATACGGATGTTGGAATATTGTTCTTTCTTTTCCCCAGTTATAAAAACTACAGTTTAACCAAACATGATTTTTGGCTATTATTCGAAACTCAGTGATCCAACCAGATATAGCTAGGTAATAGGCATGCAAAAAAAGATAATGCACATACCTAAAAATCCCAGGTCTCAAAATTATGTATTTCTTTTATCTTCACAAGTTCTTTCATTTCACTTTTAGCTATCCACAACAACTTACATTGTttccaagatggtgtagcagttcagatgtttttttcttgtcgtgtcccgtgtatatatctttttttcaCACTCATATATATTTATTTCGATTTTTAACCTCAGTTTCAACATACTCTCTTGTATCCCGAcacacccaatgtggtatggatcttcTATTTTCTATAccttagaaccggaacccccaaaaTAAGCTAGTCATCTAACTAGCTATTAgccagttagccactgctagcggtcatcagctaaccttagcctggtcaactcctgccagtctgTACAGGGCGATTCAACCCAAAGCATACCAGACTGCCTCTTCTCCACATCTCTggtttcctaccgcaagctctgaacatTTTCACCTGGAttatcgcagctagctagctactatccgagtggctaccccctggctaacgtctctgtcccgaagcaagcaccaggcCTGGACCTCTTTTACTGCCGGCATGGAGCCCCGCCAATTCCACCATGACTGGTCTACCGACGTAATCCGCCCGAGTGGTTTCAACAAGCTCCTCCGTCACGACGTGCCCTGAAGGCCCATTCGCTAGCCTGCTATccgcggcctgctagctgtctagagAATATCGGACTGTTAGCTAAAGAGGACAatcagccaatttcttgggctacaatacctatttttccaattggcctggacccttttactgccTACACAGAGCCCTTCTAATCCAACACGACTGGTCTGCCTTACGTAACCCTCCAAGAGGGCTACAACAGACATTCCGTCGTGACGTCCcccctaaggcccttctgctagccccggcccgctaactgtctgaatcgccgtgtctccagttCGCCTAGCCTCCCACTGGTACCTATGATCACTCGActatgcatgcctctccctaatgtcaatatgtcttgtccattgccattggttagtgattattgtcttatttcccTGTAGagactccagccctgctcaatatgccttagctaacccttttgTTTCTcctcccacacatgtggtgacctcacctggtctaaattatgtctctagagacaaaacctctctcatcgtcactcaatgcctaggtttacctccactgtattcacatcctaccatatccttgtctgtacattatgccttgaatctattcttccacgcCCAGAAACCTCTTCCTTTTACTCTCTGCTCCAAACGCACTAGTCGACCAGTTCTCAttgcctttagccgcacccttatcctactcctcctctgttcctctggtgatgtagaggttaatccaggccctgcagtgcctagctcccctcccattccccaggcgctcacATTTGTTGACTTCAGTAACCGTAAAAGCtgtggtttcatgcatgttaacattagaagcctcctccctaagtttgttttactcattgctttagcacactctaccAACaaggatgtcctagccgtgtctgaatcctggcttaggaaggccaccaaaaatcctgaaatttccatccctaactataacattttccgacaagataaaactgccaaagggggtggagttgcaatctactgcagtgatagcctgcagagttctgtcatactatccaggtctgtgcccaaacaattcaacagccctgcaccccccacagcaacttgcccaaacctcccccatttctcctttacccaaatacagatagctgatgttctgaaagagttgcaaaatctggacccccacaaatcagccgggctagacaatctggaccctctctttctataattttccgctgaaattgttgcaaaccttattactagcctgttcaaccactctttcgtatcgtctgagatccccaaagattggacagctgtcacggtcatccccctcttcaaagggggagacattctagatccaaactgttacagaccaatatctatcctaccctgcctttcttagatctttgaaagccaagttaacaaacagatcaccgaccatttcaaatcccaccgtaccgtctccgctatgcaatctggtttcgagctggtcatgggtgcaccttagccacgctcaaggtcgtaaatgatatcataaccgccatcgataaaagacaatactgtgcagcagtcttcatcgacatGGCCAAGGCTTCCAACTCTGTcaaatcaccacattcttatcggcagactcaacagccttggtttctcaaatgactgcctcgcttggttcaccaactacttctcagacagagttcagtgtgtcaaatcggagggcctgttgcccggacccctggcagtctctatggaggtgctgcagggttcaattctcgaaccgactcttttctctgtatacatcaatgatgtcgctcttttttaattttttaaatttattttacctttatttaaccaggtaggcaagttgagaacaagttctcatttacaattgcgacctggccaagataaagcaaagaagttcgacagatacaacgacacatagttacacatggagtaaaacaaacatacagtcaataatacagtataaacaagtctatatacaatgtgaccaaatgaggtgagaagggaggtaaaggcaaaaaaggccatggtggcaaagtaaatacaatatagcaagtaaaacactggaatggtagttttgcaatggaagattgtgcaaagtagaaataaaaataatggggtgcaaaggagcaaaataaataaataaaatacagttgggaaagaggtagttgtttgggctaaattataggtgggctatgtacaggtgcagtaatctgtgagctgctctgacagttggtgcttaaagctagtgagggagataagtgtttccagtttcagagatttttgtagttcgttccagtcattggcagcagagaactggaaggagaggcggccaaagaaagaattggttttgggggtgactagagagatataactgctggagcgtgtgctacaggtgggagatgctatggtgaccagcgagctgagataaggggggactttacctagcagggtcttgtagatgacatggagccagtgggtttggcgacgagtatgaagcgagggccagccaacgagagcgtacaggtcgcaatggtgggtagtatatggggctttggtgacaaaacggattgcactgtgatagactgcatccaatttgttgagtagggtattggaggctattttgtaaatgacatcgccaaagtcgaggattggtaggatgatcagttttacaagggtgtgtttggcagcatgagtgaaggatgctttgttgcgaaataggaagccaattctagatttaactttggattggagatgtttgatatgggtctggaaggagagtttacagtctaaccagacacctaagtatttgtagttgtccacgtattctaagtcagagccgtccagagtagtgatgttggacaggcgggtaggtgcaggtagcgatcggttgaagagcatgcatttagttttacttgtatttaagagcaattggaggccacggaaggagagttgtatggcattgaagctttcctggagggttgttaacacagtgtccaaagaagggccggaagtatacagaatggtgtcgtctgcgtagaggtggatcagagactcaccagcagcaagagcgacctcattgatgtatacagagaagagagtcggtccaagaattgaaccctgtggcacccccatagagactgccagaggtccggacagcagacc encodes the following:
- the LOC112259812 gene encoding uncharacterized protein LOC112259812 translates to MKCKLCLPKMVEVAAYKNSVRLEETCKLMRKHPLKTTNYNILTSATTNKQTTELSNTSSTCKRAKMSEMMAMGGARCVSQVNVDKLVINLICEGQQPFSVVIQPAFEELVTTLHPQCKVISRPTFSSRIHEAANHMKKTVMAHLGRVNYVATTTDCWTAHHRSCIGVTCHWIDEETLVRRSAALACKRLRGSHKFDVLVGALDDIHCAYRIRGKVIRTTTDSGSNFIKAFNVFGEPAVQSVDRDLDAEEPAEQVEYQDTYSILEDDSDLEYQLPQHQRCAWVGATPLGCAVAEIFVGYTRPSGWEVGG